In the Fusarium oxysporum f. sp. lycopersici 4287 chromosome 9, whole genome shotgun sequence genome, one interval contains:
- a CDS encoding indoleamine 2,3-dioxygenase (At least one base has a quality score < 10): MQIIETNMEGMWSQSLPKDYMTYRTFIYGITKQSMFPDGVVYEGQYGDKPQFFRGESGANDAIIPLLDHICEIPMPKNPLTDILIEFREYRPKPHRAFLKYVRETASEVGVRDFLTKSGDHGLAVLYLRVLDHIRSFRWRHWMFTREYIIKHTLHPTATGGSPIITWLPNQLTAVMDLMEEVAKGSGLWAVLEEGVWSGGGSLTHEDYILVKKIMDNVVTKKAQLKKEVDKYCQDRGV; the protein is encoded by the coding sequence ATGCAGATCATTGAGACAAACATGGAGGGTATGTGGAGTCAATCCCTGCCCAAGGACTACATGACCTACCGAACCTTTATCTACGGCATCACCAAGCAGTCCATGTTCCCTGATGGTGTTGTCTACGAGGGACAATACGGCGACAAGCCTCAATTCTTCCGTGGAGAATCTGGTGCCAACGATGCTATTATTCCTCTTTTGGATCACATCTGCGAGATCCCCATGCCCAAGAACCCATTGACCGACATCCTCATCGAGTTCAGAGAGTATCGACCCAAGCCTCACCGCGCATTCCTCAAGTATGTCCGCGAAACAGCTTCCGAAGTCGGTGTCCGTGATTTCCTCACAAAATCCGGCGATCACGGTCTTGCGGTTCTATACCTTCGCGTCCTCGATCATATTCGAAGCTTCCGATGGCGACACTGGATGTTTACCCGCGAGTACATCATCAAGCATACTCTTCATCCTACAGCCACAGGTGGAAGTCCTATCATTACTTGGCTTCCTAACCAGCTCACTGCTGTCATGGATCTGATGGAGGAGGTTGCAAAGGGATCTGGTCTCTGGGCTGTGTTGGAGGAGGGAGTCTGGAGTGGTGGGGGATCTTTGACTCATGAGGATTATATCCTGGTCAAGAAGATTATGGATAATGTTGTTACCAAAAAGGCtcagttgaagaaggaggttgacAAGTATTGCCAGGATCGGGGTGTTTAA
- a CDS encoding hypothetical protein (At least one base has a quality score < 10) — protein MEHWKGDWGFEGKVIERIDNAMPPYLIHYERNSPLPFAATRGPADTPTSAYELIKLELEYYMRNRHQYIMPPDPELHFEACSVILGAEISSPNQASLSPSWLWDIFMSAAEIANQAKLRPTKQLAEGRLRNCR, from the exons ATGGAGCATTGGAAGGGTGACTGGGGGTTTGAGGGGAAGGTCATTGAGAGGATTGACAATGCCATGCCTCCTT ATCTCATCCACTACGAACGAaactctcctcttccatTCGCAGCTACAAGAGGTCCAGCAGATACACCCACAAGTGCATACGAACTCATCAAACTCGAACTAGAGTACTACATGCGGAATCGTCATCAGTATATAATGCCACCAGATCCTGAGCTTCACTTTGAAGCATGTTCTGTGATCCTCGGCGCAGAAATATCCTCCCCCAACCAAGCGTCGCTATCCCCGTCATGGCTATGGGACATCTTCATGTCAGCTGCTGAGATCGCCAACCAAGCTAAACTTCGACCAACAAAACAATTAGCAGAAGGACGATTGAGAAACTGCAGATAA